A DNA window from Natronogracilivirga saccharolytica contains the following coding sequences:
- a CDS encoding phosphoenolpyruvate carboxylase: protein MYFSTTDDSIDLQKVQDDISYLHTCFIDVLRDLGEHQVIRQLEGDHEAEADPDKVSKAFSLYFQLTTIVEENAAAQLRRKLEDQHGTQRISGLWGRIFQDLKKKNRSGKEIASELSRIRIEPVLTAHPTESKRSTVIDQLRAIYLLMVKRENQVWTENEKKRIAEDIKVALSRLWKTGQVFLQKPSIHDELRNVLHYLKNVFPKVLPLLDQRLREAWVHAGFDPSLIDKREQLPRVSFGNWVGGDRDGHPYVTDKVTEHTLRRLRTEALHQVRDDLVGLSRKISISSHEVSVPGFFGEHLNYLQNVTGEAGKSAMNRNPDEPWRQFVNLMQLRVPLDDSGNPLTSTEDDRYYSRTEELQQDLKILADSLTEIKAYRIARADVEPVARKAAAFGFHMASLDIRQNSKFHDKALSQLMQAAGIVDAENFEHWPEERRLAFLNEELKTARPFVRHRKGLGDEADAVLASYRILYRHVRRYGTRGIGSLIVSMTRSLSDLLVVYVLAREAGLMVSGKDGLASLFSVVPLLETIEDLEKGPQILDDFLSHPVTRRSLNVQKELSDGRPVTHQMLVSDEVCGTAASSAQSGQNDLYQQVMIGYSDSNKDGGILASLWSLSIAQRKLSEIGDRHGIRIRFFHGRGGTISRGAGPTHRFIAGLPSHTIRGDMRLTEQGEVISQKYANRLTALYNLELLQAGTAGLTLGAFDTGDTDHDASGPADRKWSTREQYDKLEPIVSRLYDYSLDSYQGLVRSDGFVSFFSQATPIDIIESSSIGSRPARRTGKRSFEDLRAIPWVFSWSQSRFFLTGWYGVGSALEQLQTEDPASFDILREHAVHFMPFRYIITNASSAIALSDTEIMKWYSELMDDQAVAGRFFETITEEFHRTKQMLELLYGHELHERRPRMYTMIGFRNERLKPLHRLQIRQLQTWRNLKRDGKEKEADAMLPDMLLVLNAIAGGLGTTG from the coding sequence ATGTATTTCAGCACAACCGATGACAGCATCGACCTGCAAAAAGTGCAGGACGATATCTCTTACCTGCATACCTGCTTTATTGATGTGCTCCGGGATCTGGGGGAACACCAGGTAATTCGCCAGCTTGAAGGAGATCATGAAGCCGAAGCTGACCCGGATAAGGTCAGCAAGGCATTTTCGCTGTACTTTCAGCTGACCACCATAGTGGAGGAAAATGCCGCCGCCCAGCTTCGCAGAAAACTGGAAGACCAGCACGGAACGCAACGCATATCCGGCTTGTGGGGCCGCATTTTTCAGGATCTCAAAAAGAAAAACAGGTCCGGCAAAGAGATCGCATCCGAGCTTTCCCGTATCCGCATCGAACCCGTCCTCACCGCCCATCCTACCGAATCCAAACGTTCGACGGTAATTGACCAGCTCCGGGCCATTTATCTGCTCATGGTCAAGCGGGAGAACCAGGTCTGGACCGAAAACGAGAAAAAGCGGATTGCCGAAGATATCAAAGTGGCCCTGAGCCGTCTCTGGAAAACCGGCCAGGTGTTTTTGCAAAAGCCCTCTATACATGATGAACTCCGCAACGTTCTTCATTATCTGAAAAACGTATTTCCCAAAGTTCTTCCGCTGCTTGATCAGCGGCTGCGCGAGGCTTGGGTACATGCAGGCTTCGACCCCTCACTTATTGACAAGCGCGAACAACTTCCCAGAGTTTCCTTTGGAAACTGGGTCGGCGGCGACCGGGACGGGCACCCCTACGTGACCGACAAAGTTACCGAGCATACCCTCCGGCGCCTCCGTACGGAAGCACTGCATCAGGTCAGAGATGATCTGGTCGGTCTCTCAAGGAAAATCAGCATCTCATCTCACGAAGTTTCTGTCCCCGGTTTTTTCGGTGAGCATCTGAACTATTTGCAAAACGTCACCGGTGAAGCCGGCAAAAGCGCCATGAACCGCAATCCGGATGAACCCTGGCGGCAATTTGTGAATCTGATGCAGCTCCGGGTGCCACTGGATGATTCCGGAAATCCGCTGACATCCACCGAAGATGACCGCTACTATTCCCGCACGGAGGAGCTCCAGCAGGATCTTAAGATTCTGGCTGACTCTCTTACAGAGATCAAGGCTTATCGTATCGCAAGGGCTGATGTAGAACCTGTAGCCAGAAAAGCAGCTGCTTTTGGTTTTCACATGGCCTCGCTTGATATCCGGCAGAACAGCAAGTTTCACGACAAAGCGCTGTCGCAGCTTATGCAGGCCGCCGGTATAGTGGATGCCGAAAACTTTGAACACTGGCCCGAAGAACGCCGTTTGGCTTTTCTCAATGAGGAACTGAAAACCGCCCGCCCTTTTGTCCGGCACCGCAAAGGGCTGGGTGATGAGGCTGATGCGGTACTGGCCAGCTATCGCATACTTTACCGCCACGTACGCCGGTACGGAACTCGGGGAATCGGTTCGTTGATTGTGAGCATGACTCGCAGCTTGTCCGACCTGCTGGTGGTCTATGTTCTTGCAAGGGAGGCCGGACTGATGGTTTCCGGGAAGGACGGCCTCGCCAGCCTTTTTTCTGTAGTTCCCCTTCTGGAAACAATCGAAGATCTCGAAAAAGGGCCGCAGATTCTGGACGATTTCCTGAGTCATCCGGTCACTCGCCGCAGCCTGAACGTACAAAAAGAGTTGTCTGACGGCCGGCCCGTCACCCATCAGATGCTCGTATCTGATGAAGTTTGCGGCACGGCAGCTTCATCCGCACAATCCGGGCAAAACGACCTCTACCAGCAGGTTATGATCGGATACAGTGACAGCAACAAGGACGGCGGAATTCTGGCCAGCTTATGGAGTCTCAGTATCGCTCAGCGGAAGCTCAGTGAGATTGGAGACCGGCATGGCATCCGGATACGCTTCTTCCACGGACGCGGCGGCACCATCAGCCGCGGCGCCGGTCCGACTCACCGTTTCATCGCCGGACTCCCTTCGCATACCATCCGCGGCGACATGCGGCTGACCGAACAGGGTGAGGTGATATCACAGAAATATGCCAACCGGCTGACGGCCCTGTACAACCTGGAACTTCTTCAGGCCGGAACCGCAGGACTGACGCTCGGGGCGTTCGACACCGGTGATACCGATCACGATGCATCCGGCCCGGCTGACAGAAAATGGTCCACGCGCGAACAATATGACAAACTCGAGCCCATCGTCTCGCGGCTTTATGATTACAGCCTTGACAGCTATCAGGGACTGGTGCGGTCAGACGGATTCGTTTCTTTCTTTTCCCAGGCGACGCCCATCGACATTATTGAGTCGAGCAGTATCGGGTCGCGTCCGGCACGGCGGACCGGAAAGCGCAGTTTTGAAGATCTGCGCGCCATTCCATGGGTATTCAGCTGGAGTCAGTCCCGTTTCTTCCTGACCGGATGGTACGGTGTCGGAAGCGCCCTTGAGCAGCTGCAAACGGAAGATCCCGCATCTTTCGATATCCTTCGCGAGCATGCCGTCCACTTCATGCCATTCCGGTACATCATCACCAACGCTTCCTCGGCCATTGCCCTGTCCGACACGGAGATCATGAAATGGTACTCGGAGCTCATGGATGACCAGGCCGTTGCTGGTCGTTTTTTTGAGACCATCACCGAAGAATTCCACCGCACAAAACAGATGCTTGAGCTGTTGTACGGTCATGAACTGCACGAACGCCGGCCGCGTATGTACACCATGATCGGATTCCGCAACGAGCGACTCAAACCATTGCATCGTCTGCAGATACGCCAGCTTCAAACCTGGCGCAATCTGAAACGGGACGGAAAGGAGAAGGAGGCAGATGCGATGCTTCCGGACATGCTGCTGGTACTCAATGCCATCGCCGGAGGGCTTGGAACAACCGGTTAA